In Candida orthopsilosis Co 90-125, chromosome 6 draft sequence, the following are encoded in one genomic region:
- a CDS encoding Pex11 protein (involved in fatty acid oxidation), with translation MVADTIIYHPTLTKLVKFWDSTPKREKSFRLLAYLSRFLSYYAYKKGYPKETIEMFKGLKNHFSFIRKGMRFFKPIPHLQTAAKAYDNQLMDPVLQVTTIIRNLGYAGYLGIDSVVFAKMLGLVDAKKWPNLSTYASRFWLLGLVAGIIHSLRIITSLSNYKRDPTDEKSAAVDEKSIGKQLYQAKRKLVWDLLDSFIALNTLNYLHFTEGDVGLAGVLTSIMGLEDMWKATTV, from the coding sequence ATGGTTGCTGATACTATTATTTACCACCCTACCTTAACCAAATTGGTTAAATTTTGGGATTCAACCCccaaaagagaaaaatcATTTAGATTATTAGCTTACTTGTCACGTTTCTTATCATATTATGCTTATAAAAAAGGTTATCCAAAGGAAACTATAGAAATGTTTAAAGGTCTCAAAAACCATTTTTCATTCATTAGAAAAGGTATGAGGTTTTTCAAGCCAATTCCTCATTTACAAACCGCAGCTAAAGCTTATGATAATCAATTAATGGATCCTGTTTTACAAGTAACTACAATCATTAGAAACTTGGGTTATGCTGGATACTTGGGTATTGATTCAGTGGTCTTTGCCAAGATGTTGGGTCTTGTTGATGCCAAGAAATGGCCAAATTTGTCTACTTATGCTAGTAGGTTTTGGTTATTGGGTTTAGTTGCCGGTATTATTCATTCTTTAAGAATTATCACTTCATTATCGAATTACAAACGTGATCCAACTGATGAAAAATCAGCcgctgttgatgaaaaatcGATTGGTAAGCAATTGTATCAAGCCAAGAGAAAATTGGTTTGGGATTTGTTGGATAGTTTTATTGCTTTGAATACTTTGAATTATTTGCATTTCACTGAAGGTGATGTCGGTTTGGCTGGTGTTCTTACTTCTATTATGGGGTTGGAAGATATGTGGAAAGCCACTACCGTTTAA